A window from Herbaspirillum sp. meg3 encodes these proteins:
- a CDS encoding precorrin-8X methylmutase, which translates to MSVVPADIVSGAVTPVDSVGNVDNAASYGIVIAGHGSRDADAVREFEALVDIVRARAPGRVVTHGYLEFSSPTISEAVEANLAAGSKQVAVVPGVLLAARHAKNDMPAEVLELARKHPDVDFHFGGAMNLHPQLLQLAQERVLAAEAQSTQTIRRDDTCLVLVGRGTTDPDANGEVSKLARMLEEGMGFGGVYVCYSGTAKPLVADGLRAAALLGFARIIVLPFFLFDGVLVKRIYAAADDLQQREPGLEVLKAGYFGVHQHVADVMLERAREAVEGRAAMNCSLCKYRVQIVGFEEQIGEPQRAHHLQVRGLLNRETLAAEPKTEFPPYVPHPIEKESFEIIASGRDWSMFPPAHLTALQRLVHTSGDFNAVDDIYFSAGAIEAGIRAILRCKRVVTDVTMVQTGLKRALVEQLGIETWCGVHDRETHLLSQAQGITRSAAGVRRAWEKFGNDIILAIGDAPTAIVETTRLIREHGWRPQLVIGLPVGFVGTRESKDDLRRCLQVPRITNSGTRGGSPWAATVVNALMIDAIGQVIAAQEAESQINAGA; encoded by the coding sequence ATGAGCGTAGTGCCCGCCGATATCGTCAGTGGTGCAGTCACCCCTGTTGACAGTGTTGGCAATGTTGACAATGCGGCAAGCTACGGCATCGTGATCGCCGGTCACGGCAGCCGCGACGCCGACGCTGTGCGCGAATTCGAAGCGCTGGTCGATATCGTGCGCGCCCGTGCGCCAGGCCGCGTGGTAACCCACGGTTATCTCGAATTTTCCAGTCCTACCATCAGCGAAGCAGTCGAAGCCAATCTGGCCGCCGGCAGCAAACAGGTTGCCGTCGTACCTGGCGTCCTGCTGGCTGCGCGTCATGCCAAGAACGATATGCCGGCCGAAGTATTGGAGCTGGCGCGCAAGCATCCCGACGTCGATTTTCATTTCGGCGGGGCGATGAACCTGCATCCGCAATTGCTGCAACTGGCGCAGGAACGCGTGCTCGCCGCCGAAGCACAATCCACACAAACCATTCGTCGTGACGATACCTGTCTGGTGCTGGTCGGCCGCGGCACTACCGATCCCGATGCCAACGGCGAAGTGTCGAAACTGGCCCGCATGCTGGAAGAAGGCATGGGCTTTGGCGGCGTCTACGTTTGTTATTCCGGTACCGCAAAACCGCTGGTCGCAGATGGCTTGCGTGCGGCGGCCTTGCTTGGTTTTGCGCGCATCATCGTGTTGCCGTTCTTCCTGTTCGATGGCGTGCTGGTGAAACGCATCTATGCCGCCGCCGATGACTTGCAGCAGCGCGAGCCGGGGCTGGAAGTGCTGAAAGCCGGCTATTTTGGTGTGCATCAACACGTTGCCGACGTCATGCTGGAGCGTGCGCGCGAGGCGGTCGAAGGACGTGCCGCCATGAATTGCAGCCTGTGCAAATACCGCGTGCAGATCGTCGGCTTCGAAGAACAGATCGGCGAGCCGCAGCGCGCGCATCACTTGCAGGTGCGCGGTTTGCTCAATCGCGAGACGCTGGCCGCTGAACCGAAGACAGAGTTCCCGCCGTATGTGCCGCACCCGATCGAGAAAGAAAGTTTCGAGATCATTGCATCCGGCCGCGACTGGTCGATGTTCCCACCGGCGCATCTGACGGCGTTGCAGCGGCTGGTGCACACCAGCGGCGATTTCAACGCGGTCGATGACATCTATTTTTCTGCTGGTGCAATCGAAGCCGGCATTCGCGCCATCTTGCGCTGCAAGCGTGTGGTGACCGACGTAACGATGGTGCAGACCGGCCTCAAGCGCGCACTGGTCGAACAGCTCGGCATCGAAACCTGGTGCGGCGTACACGACCGCGAAACGCACCTGTTGTCGCAGGCGCAAGGCATCACGCGCTCGGCAGCAGGTGTACGTCGCGCATGGGAGAAATTCGGCAACGACATCATCCTCGCCATCGGCGATGCACCGACTGCGATTGTCGAGACCACACGCCTGATCCGCGAGCACGGCTGGCGGCCGCAACTGGTGATCGGCTTGCCGGTTGGTTTTGTCGGCACGCGTGAAAGCAAGGACGATCTGCGCCGCTGCCTGCAAGTACCGCGCATCACCAACAGCGGCACGCGCGGCGGGTCGCCGTGGGCAGCGACGGTGGTCAACGCCTTGATGATCGATGCGATCGGACAAGTTATTGCAGCGCAGGAAGCGGAGTCGCAAATAAATGCAGGAGCTTGA
- a CDS encoding cobalt-precorrin-7 (C(5))-methyltransferase, whose protein sequence is MIICIGAGPGDIGYLTQRGAELIRNADVVAGFDAVVNVVQSIIPPTAEVILMNYRDQVAQLDLVAVAHHVGKRCVVVFMGDIHFSGFQYLERVERACGHPVETLPGISSAQILASRAKVCFDETTFITFHRRGDLTPFKRHLVHVLNDGRNAIVIPCPWDAARSFMPRHIAAYLLENGVQPDHPTEVWENLTRGEAEWHGTLAECVDKEFTDMSIMLIRTHTPMDSQIEPPPGTSAKSAEVA, encoded by the coding sequence ATGATTATTTGCATAGGTGCAGGCCCGGGCGATATCGGCTACCTCACCCAACGCGGTGCCGAGTTGATTCGCAATGCCGACGTGGTGGCGGGCTTCGACGCCGTCGTCAATGTCGTGCAAAGCATTATCCCGCCGACGGCGGAAGTCATCCTCATGAACTATCGTGATCAGGTCGCCCAGCTCGATCTGGTCGCGGTTGCACATCACGTCGGCAAGCGCTGCGTGGTGGTGTTCATGGGCGACATCCATTTCAGCGGCTTCCAGTATCTGGAACGCGTCGAGCGCGCCTGCGGCCATCCGGTCGAGACCTTGCCCGGCATTTCCTCCGCGCAAATTCTGGCGTCGCGCGCGAAGGTTTGTTTCGACGAAACAACTTTTATCACCTTCCACCGCCGTGGCGACCTGACGCCGTTCAAGCGCCATCTTGTGCATGTGCTCAATGACGGCCGCAATGCGATTGTGATACCGTGTCCGTGGGATGCGGCGCGCTCCTTCATGCCGCGCCATATTGCGGCCTACCTGCTGGAAAACGGCGTGCAGCCCGACCATCCGACCGAAGTCTGGGAAAACCTCACGCGCGGTGAAGCAGAGTGGCACGGCACCCTGGCCGAATGCGTGGACAAGGAGTTCACCGACATGAGCATCATGCTGATTCGTACCCATACGCCCATGGACAGCCAGATCGAGCCGCCGCCGGGCACATCTGCCAAGTCTGCGGAGGTCGCATGA
- a CDS encoding cobaltochelatase subunit CobN, translating to MSDRATQPVAAPSAPSARIAVLTHASTDLSILNHALTQMPGDFPATIGINLQGVENEIRMSELLQNELADADIIVLRILGRLGSVAGFAELLRHAQRQGRHLIALSGAGEPDAELAAVSTVPADVLREALAYFHGGGSVNLAQFLRFVSDRLLLTGFAYDPAVALPDHGIYHPDLEQDAVIADWLRLRIDVAGRRKPAVGIIFYRAHWMSGNTRFVDALVTALERRGMDVLPIFTASLRTSAADSDFPAALSYFAGEEGAHVDVLINTTSFAMGEITPGGPTPAGWSVSVLEKLNVPVLQAMTSGMTQEQWEISTRGMNPLDAAMNVVLPEFDGRIISVPLSFKTQAAGLSGDVVEFHPVADRVERIAGLAARFARLRALANADKRIAFIFTNSNSKASQIGNAVGLDAPASLMRILESMRDAGYAIGDLPESGSALIHTLVDRCSYDNTYLTSEQLQHAVGRVSAERYAEWFAELPEGLQQKIEAQWGPAPGVAYVHDNQLAFAGIELGNAFVALQPPRGYGMDPDAIYHQPDLPPTHHYYGLYRWLSDEWGADAIVHVGKHGTLEWLPGKGVGLSENCFPDALLGDMPLFYPFIINDPGEGSQAKRRGHAVVVDHLTPPMTTADSYGALAQLTQLVDEYYQVEVLDPSKLPLLQQQIWELVKQTNLDSDLQMKLLHHDHDHDDEHSHHHHHGHAHGHDHDHDHHDHDHPHDHSHDGELPEALSGMGGSDVAHLIEDLDGYLCELGAAQIRDGLHILGRAPDETQMPDMLVSLTRLPNQDIPGLQEEMARLFGLKLDMLLENKGQRLNVDSALARIAGRAVVTRADAIEAIDSLCVRLMQTLQDCGYKADAIDGILTSMFGDLSIATPRMQTASVRQPGSVLGQMKMQVRAKPLAVAPPVTISKPSTDSADKFASLRRVLDFACRQLLPNLHRAGDEIGNLLLGLEGGYVPAGPSGSPTRGMAHILPTGRNFYSVDPRSVPSQSAWRVGQQLAREVLERHLRETGAYPESVAISIWGTSAMRTHGDDVAQILCLLGVRPVWRPGNRQVSGIEVVPLQELQRPRIDVTTRISGFFRDAFPQLIDLIDDAVNAVIALDEPLNQNFVRKHYLQELGEWIGKGLDKDEAEERAAYRIFGAKPGSYGAGILPLIQEKNWQADADFAEAYINWGGYAYARKLGDKQGSDQRDAFRTRLSGVQVALHNQDNREHDIFDSDDYLQYHGGMIATIRALTGQQPRHYFGDSHDPARAQVRDLKQETLRVFRSRVVNPKWLDSIQRHGYKGGLELTATVDYLFGYDATAQVMEDWMYEQLAQTYAFDPGMQRFLEEANPWAQNAIAERLLEAASRGMWAEPQAQTLEDLRQLYLKSETLLEARGETPRGV from the coding sequence ATGTCTGACCGCGCCACACAACCCGTCGCTGCACCTTCAGCACCCTCAGCACGTATTGCCGTGCTGACGCACGCTTCCACCGATCTCTCCATCCTGAATCACGCATTGACGCAAATGCCCGGAGATTTTCCGGCAACGATAGGCATCAATCTGCAAGGCGTGGAAAACGAAATCCGCATGAGCGAGCTGCTCCAGAACGAACTGGCGGACGCCGACATCATCGTGCTGCGCATCCTCGGTCGTCTCGGCAGCGTCGCCGGTTTTGCCGAACTGCTGCGCCATGCGCAACGCCAGGGACGCCATCTGATCGCGCTGAGCGGTGCCGGCGAGCCGGACGCGGAACTGGCGGCGGTCTCGACCGTGCCGGCCGATGTGCTGCGCGAGGCGCTGGCGTATTTTCACGGCGGCGGCAGCGTCAATCTGGCGCAGTTTTTACGTTTCGTATCGGATCGTTTGCTGCTGACCGGCTTTGCTTACGACCCGGCAGTGGCCTTGCCCGATCACGGCATCTACCATCCGGATCTGGAGCAGGATGCCGTTATTGCCGACTGGCTCAGGTTGCGCATCGACGTCGCAGGACGCCGCAAGCCGGCAGTCGGCATCATTTTCTATCGCGCCCACTGGATGAGCGGCAACACGCGTTTCGTCGACGCGCTGGTGACGGCGCTGGAGCGGCGCGGCATGGACGTGCTGCCGATCTTCACGGCGTCGCTGCGCACCTCGGCGGCAGATTCCGATTTCCCGGCAGCGCTAAGTTATTTCGCCGGCGAAGAGGGCGCGCACGTAGACGTCCTGATCAACACCACCTCCTTTGCCATGGGCGAAATCACACCGGGAGGCCCGACGCCTGCCGGCTGGTCGGTGTCCGTATTGGAAAAACTCAACGTCCCCGTGCTGCAAGCCATGACCAGCGGCATGACGCAGGAGCAGTGGGAAATCTCGACGCGCGGCATGAACCCGCTCGACGCCGCCATGAACGTGGTGCTGCCCGAATTCGACGGCCGCATCATCAGCGTGCCGCTGTCGTTCAAGACGCAGGCAGCAGGCTTGTCGGGCGATGTGGTGGAATTCCATCCGGTCGCTGATCGCGTCGAACGCATCGCCGGGCTGGCCGCACGCTTCGCCCGTCTGCGTGCACTCGCCAATGCCGACAAACGCATCGCCTTCATCTTCACCAATTCCAATAGCAAGGCCTCGCAGATCGGTAATGCTGTCGGTCTGGATGCACCTGCCTCACTGATGCGCATTCTGGAATCGATGCGTGACGCCGGTTACGCCATCGGCGATCTGCCCGAGAGCGGCAGTGCACTGATCCATACGCTGGTCGATCGCTGCTCCTACGACAATACCTATCTGACCAGCGAGCAATTGCAGCACGCGGTCGGCCGTGTGTCGGCAGAGCGTTACGCCGAATGGTTTGCGGAACTGCCTGAAGGACTGCAACAGAAAATAGAAGCGCAATGGGGCCCCGCGCCCGGCGTAGCTTACGTCCACGATAACCAACTGGCGTTTGCCGGTATTGAGTTGGGCAATGCCTTCGTCGCCTTGCAACCGCCGCGTGGCTACGGTATGGATCCGGATGCGATCTATCACCAGCCCGACCTGCCGCCCACGCATCACTACTACGGCTTGTATCGCTGGCTCAGCGACGAGTGGGGTGCGGATGCCATCGTCCACGTCGGCAAGCACGGCACGCTGGAATGGCTGCCGGGCAAGGGCGTCGGCCTGTCGGAGAACTGCTTCCCCGATGCGCTGCTGGGCGACATGCCGCTGTTCTATCCGTTCATCATCAATGATCCGGGCGAAGGCTCACAGGCCAAGCGGCGCGGCCATGCGGTCGTGGTCGATCACCTCACGCCGCCGATGACCACTGCCGACAGTTATGGCGCGCTGGCGCAATTGACGCAGTTGGTGGATGAGTACTATCAGGTTGAGGTGCTGGATCCATCCAAGCTGCCGCTGCTGCAGCAGCAGATCTGGGAGCTGGTCAAACAGACCAATCTCGACAGCGATCTGCAGATGAAGCTGCTCCATCACGATCACGACCACGATGACGAACACAGCCATCACCATCATCACGGACATGCGCATGGACACGACCACGATCATGACCACCATGATCACGATCATCCGCACGACCACAGCCACGATGGCGAACTGCCGGAAGCGCTCAGCGGCATGGGCGGCTCCGACGTTGCCCATCTGATCGAAGACCTCGACGGTTATCTGTGCGAACTCGGTGCGGCGCAGATCCGCGACGGCCTGCATATTCTCGGCCGCGCGCCTGATGAGACGCAGATGCCCGACATGCTGGTCTCGCTGACGCGCCTGCCGAATCAGGACATTCCAGGTTTACAGGAAGAAATGGCGCGCCTGTTCGGACTCAAGCTAGACATGCTGCTGGAGAACAAAGGCCAGCGCCTCAACGTTGACAGCGCTCTGGCGCGCATCGCAGGCCGAGCCGTGGTGACACGTGCCGATGCCATCGAAGCCATCGATTCTTTGTGCGTGCGCTTGATGCAGACGCTGCAAGATTGTGGCTACAAAGCCGACGCCATCGACGGCATCCTGACATCGATGTTCGGCGACCTGAGCATAGCCACGCCGCGCATGCAAACGGCATCCGTACGCCAGCCCGGCAGCGTGCTGGGGCAGATGAAGATGCAGGTGCGCGCCAAGCCTTTAGCCGTGGCGCCGCCAGTTACCATCTCAAAACCGTCGACGGACTCAGCTGATAAATTCGCATCTCTGCGCCGCGTCCTCGATTTCGCCTGCCGCCAGCTCTTGCCCAACCTGCATCGCGCCGGCGACGAGATCGGCAATCTCTTGCTCGGTTTGGAAGGCGGTTACGTGCCGGCTGGCCCAAGCGGCTCGCCGACACGCGGGATGGCGCATATCCTGCCGACCGGCCGCAACTTCTACTCAGTCGATCCGCGCAGCGTGCCGTCGCAGTCGGCATGGCGCGTCGGCCAGCAACTGGCACGCGAAGTGCTGGAGCGCCATCTGCGTGAAACCGGCGCGTATCCGGAGAGCGTCGCCATCAGCATCTGGGGCACCAGCGCCATGCGCACGCACGGCGATGACGTCGCGCAGATTCTGTGCCTGCTCGGCGTGCGCCCGGTTTGGCGTCCCGGCAATCGCCAGGTCTCCGGCATCGAAGTCGTGCCGCTTCAAGAGCTGCAACGCCCGCGCATCGACGTCACCACGCGTATCAGCGGATTCTTCCGCGATGCCTTCCCGCAACTGATTGACTTAATCGACGACGCCGTCAATGCCGTCATCGCGCTGGATGAGCCGCTCAATCAGAATTTCGTGCGCAAGCATTATCTGCAAGAACTGGGCGAATGGATCGGCAAGGGCCTTGACAAGGATGAGGCAGAAGAGCGTGCCGCCTATCGCATCTTCGGCGCCAAGCCGGGCAGCTATGGCGCCGGTATTCTCCCGCTGATTCAGGAAAAGAACTGGCAAGCCGATGCCGATTTTGCCGAGGCTTACATCAACTGGGGCGGTTACGCCTATGCGCGCAAGCTGGGCGACAAGCAGGGCAGCGATCAGCGGGATGCCTTCCGCACCCGTCTGTCGGGCGTGCAGGTGGCCTTGCATAACCAGGACAACCGCGAACACGACATCTTCGACAGTGACGATTATCTGCAATATCACGGCGGCATGATTGCGACCATTCGTGCGCTGACCGGCCAGCAGCCGCGCCATTATTTTGGCGACAGCCACGACCCGGCGCGCGCGCAGGTCCGCGATCTGAAGCAGGAAACCTTGCGCGTGTTCCGCTCCCGCGTGGTCAATCCGAAGTGGCTCGACAGCATCCAGCGCCATGGTTACAAGGGCGGGCTGGAGCTGACGGCGACGGTCGACTATCTGTTCGGTTACGACGCCACGGCGCAAGTCATGGAGGACTGGATGTACGAACAATTGGCGCAGACCTATGCCTTCGATCCCGGCATGCAGCGCTTTCTCGAAGAAGCCAATCCCTGGGCGCAGAACGCCATCGCAGAACGCCTGCTGGAAGCGGCAAGCCGCGGCATGTGGGCCGAGCCGCAGGCACAGACGCTGGAAGACTTGCGCCAGCTTTATCTCAAGAGCGAAACCTTGCTGGAGGCGCGTGGCGAAACCCCGCGCGGAGTTTGA
- a CDS encoding CbtA family protein, with amino-acid sequence MNLAVLRRIASTVLLAGACAGVLLTGVQQLQVSKIILQAEVYEEAAAAKAHEQAHAHEHEQASAVTPAAGAPAEAHEHEHAGDEWEPANGFERTAYTVLANISMAIGFGLFLAAAIVISGKQVTWRSGLLWGVAGYLVFFVAPSLGLPPEVPGTMAAPLHARQLWWVMTAGMTAVGLGLGVYARHWALKLLGVVLLFVPHLIGAPHPAVHGSAAPEELAQAFIHATALANGMFWLGLGGLTGYFYKKFA; translated from the coding sequence ATGAATCTCGCAGTATTGCGGCGGATCGCCTCCACCGTCCTGTTGGCTGGCGCCTGCGCCGGCGTCTTGCTGACCGGTGTACAGCAGTTGCAGGTCTCCAAAATCATCCTCCAGGCGGAGGTCTACGAAGAAGCGGCTGCTGCCAAAGCTCATGAGCAGGCGCACGCTCATGAACACGAACAGGCGTCCGCGGTAACGCCTGCTGCCGGGGCGCCTGCAGAAGCGCACGAGCATGAACATGCAGGCGATGAATGGGAGCCCGCCAACGGTTTCGAACGCACCGCCTATACCGTGCTGGCCAATATCAGCATGGCAATTGGCTTTGGACTGTTCCTCGCTGCTGCAATCGTCATCAGCGGCAAGCAAGTGACCTGGCGTTCCGGTTTGCTGTGGGGTGTCGCCGGCTATCTGGTGTTCTTCGTCGCGCCGTCGCTGGGCCTGCCGCCTGAAGTGCCGGGCACTATGGCAGCGCCTTTGCATGCGCGTCAACTCTGGTGGGTAATGACGGCGGGAATGACCGCCGTCGGCCTGGGTCTTGGCGTGTACGCGCGTCACTGGGCGCTGAAGTTGCTGGGCGTGGTTTTGCTGTTCGTGCCGCATCTCATCGGTGCGCCGCATCCTGCCGTGCATGGCAGCGCCGCGCCGGAAGAACTGGCGCAGGCGTTCATCCACGCCACAGCCTTGGCCAACGGCATGTTCTGGCTGGGGCTTGGCGGACTGACTGGATACTTTTACAAGAAATTCGCTTAA
- a CDS encoding CbtB domain-containing protein, with protein MALTTGASANDTSTIDSTTGSSLWRDRILPGIAAVVLGAGLIYAAGFASAVELHNAAHDGRHSAGFPCH; from the coding sequence ATGGCTCTCACCACCGGCGCATCCGCCAACGACACCAGCACCATCGATTCCACCACTGGTTCCAGTTTGTGGCGCGACCGCATTTTACCGGGCATTGCCGCAGTAGTGCTGGGCGCAGGCTTGATCTACGCCGCCGGTTTTGCCTCCGCGGTGGAGCTGCACAACGCCGCGCATGACGGCCGCCATTCGGCGGGCTTTCCCTGCCACTAA
- a CDS encoding putative cobaltochelatase, with protein sequence MSVPLFPPLFPFSAIVGQPQLKNALLLCAVDTTLGGVLIRGDKGTAKSTAARALTAVLPPIERVAGCAFNCLPGQPAEQCAVCQGDAKTVSATVPFVTLPLGATEDRVLGTLDLQRALKGEKNALQPGLLAAAHRGILYIDEVNLLPDHLVDVLLDVAAMGVNSVQREGLSVSHPARFTLIGTMNLEEGDLRPQLLDRFGLMVEVVAPRDKILRAEVVRRRLAYEADPLAYAAQWNDEQNVLRTRIAAAQALLPQVVLSDALLDLISHLCCEFEVASLRADIVMHKTARAFAALDGRLLVTPDDVRAAAELVLPHRRRRKPFEQPGLDQDKLDDLMQEAMQAPQQQGGNGQDQSDSSSDSDAESENQSEKPSDNGDSQQVFAAAAVGNARQLKVDAPVNNVATLAGRRSDSADATRGRMIRAVPDSNPASLAVGATLRSAVLRGAAEGVQEGAVQLQASDLHGKVKAGKNANLILFVVDASGSMAAQRRMEAVKGAVLALLTDVYQRRDQVAVIGFRGDKASVLLAPTRSVDLAEQGLRELPTGGRTPLPHALQLALQTLEQSNGTAPPLLVLLSDGKGNVALQNGGDPWRETLALAEQLAARGTPALVLDTETGYVRLGRAAQLAQALGAQCMTLEELTADNLALTIRARMTQ encoded by the coding sequence ATGAGTGTTCCTCTGTTTCCGCCGTTATTTCCATTCTCTGCCATCGTCGGCCAGCCGCAACTGAAGAATGCTTTACTGCTGTGTGCAGTTGATACCACGCTGGGCGGCGTCCTGATCCGCGGTGACAAAGGCACGGCAAAGAGTACCGCTGCACGCGCATTGACTGCGGTGTTGCCTCCTATTGAACGTGTTGCCGGCTGCGCCTTCAATTGCCTGCCGGGGCAGCCTGCCGAGCAGTGTGCGGTCTGCCAGGGCGACGCCAAGACGGTTTCCGCAACGGTGCCTTTTGTCACCTTGCCGTTGGGTGCGACAGAAGATCGCGTGCTCGGCACGCTCGATCTGCAACGCGCATTGAAGGGCGAGAAAAACGCCTTGCAACCGGGCCTGCTGGCTGCCGCGCATCGCGGCATTCTGTACATCGACGAGGTCAATCTCTTGCCGGATCATCTGGTCGACGTGCTGCTCGACGTTGCGGCGATGGGTGTCAACTCTGTCCAGCGTGAAGGTCTGTCGGTGTCGCATCCCGCGCGCTTCACGCTGATCGGAACGATGAATCTGGAAGAAGGTGATCTACGCCCGCAACTGCTGGATCGTTTCGGTCTCATGGTGGAAGTCGTTGCACCGCGCGACAAGATTTTGCGTGCTGAGGTCGTGCGCCGCCGTCTTGCCTACGAAGCCGACCCGCTTGCCTATGCCGCGCAATGGAATGACGAGCAGAATGTATTGCGCACACGTATCGCCGCTGCACAGGCTTTGTTGCCGCAAGTCGTCTTGAGTGACGCCTTGCTCGATCTGATCAGCCATTTATGCTGCGAATTCGAAGTCGCCAGTCTGCGCGCCGATATCGTCATGCACAAAACTGCGCGTGCTTTTGCGGCGTTGGATGGCCGTTTGCTGGTGACTCCTGACGACGTACGTGCGGCGGCTGAACTGGTCTTGCCGCATCGCCGCCGCCGCAAGCCGTTCGAGCAGCCCGGCCTGGATCAGGACAAGCTCGATGATCTGATGCAGGAAGCAATGCAAGCTCCGCAGCAGCAAGGCGGCAATGGACAGGATCAATCGGATTCCTCTTCTGATAGTGATGCTGAATCAGAAAATCAATCAGAGAAGCCGTCGGACAACGGCGACAGCCAGCAAGTATTCGCTGCCGCAGCTGTCGGCAACGCTCGCCAGCTCAAAGTCGATGCGCCGGTGAACAATGTCGCCACGCTCGCCGGCCGCCGCAGCGATTCCGCGGATGCAACGCGAGGCCGCATGATACGCGCCGTACCGGACAGTAATCCTGCCAGCCTCGCGGTCGGTGCAACACTGCGTTCAGCGGTCTTGCGCGGCGCCGCCGAAGGCGTACAAGAGGGCGCGGTGCAATTGCAGGCAAGCGATCTGCACGGCAAGGTCAAGGCCGGCAAGAACGCCAACCTGATCCTGTTCGTGGTCGACGCTTCCGGTTCGATGGCCGCGCAACGGCGCATGGAGGCAGTGAAGGGCGCCGTGCTGGCTTTGCTGACGGATGTCTATCAACGTCGCGACCAGGTCGCAGTAATCGGCTTCCGTGGCGACAAAGCTTCCGTATTGCTGGCGCCGACACGCAGCGTCGATCTTGCCGAACAAGGTCTGCGCGAATTGCCGACCGGCGGCCGCACGCCGCTGCCGCATGCCTTGCAACTGGCCTTGCAGACGCTGGAGCAATCCAATGGCACAGCACCGCCATTGCTGGTGCTGCTCAGCGACGGTAAAGGCAACGTCGCGCTGCAAAACGGCGGCGATCCCTGGCGCGAGACGCTGGCGCTGGCCGAGCAACTGGCTGCACGCGGCACGCCTGCGCTGGTGCTCGATACCGAAACCGGCTATGTCCGTCTGGGCCGCGCTGCGCAACTGGCGCAAGCGCTCGGTGCGCAATGCATGACGCTGGAAGAGCTGACGGCCGACAATCTGGCGCTGACGATTCGCGCCCGTATGACGCAATAG
- a CDS encoding ferredoxin: protein MRTHHRHILMCTGPRCTEDGVLAEAMFAVLGEQIDARPELRVKRTRTHCMVACKAQAPVVVVYPEGVWYRCEDAAAIERVVVEHLEGGQEVTDLIFHRLGSGDVNPEEVDNV from the coding sequence ATGAGAACTCACCATCGGCACATCCTGATGTGCACCGGCCCGCGCTGCACCGAAGACGGTGTGCTGGCTGAGGCCATGTTTGCCGTTCTCGGCGAGCAGATCGACGCGCGCCCCGAGCTGCGCGTCAAGCGTACCCGTACGCATTGCATGGTGGCCTGCAAGGCGCAGGCGCCGGTGGTGGTGGTGTACCCGGAAGGCGTGTGGTATCGCTGCGAAGATGCCGCTGCGATTGAGCGTGTGGTGGTCGAGCATCTCGAAGGTGGGCAAGAAGTCACCGATCTGATTTTTCACCGCCTCGGCAGCGGCGACGTCAATCCCGAGGAAGTCGACAATGTCTGA